From Synoicihabitans lomoniglobus, the proteins below share one genomic window:
- the mgtE gene encoding magnesium transporter, which translates to MTEPDEMIDRLEELIDARDASGASALLEALPAVEQSRFIDRLDDDTQEDLMMLVTPEQAASLLEKMPEAQAEDILDGLAPERAADIMEELDSDAVADLLGTLEDDEAEAILHEMEPEEAADARELLAYDEDTAGGLMRSEFLAYPLDATVGSVTEDMRSNAETYTDYDVQYAYIVDADERPVGVLRLRDLLLSTPATPVTKIMLPRPLVVHHAMELDELAQLFDDKGFVGLPVVDDEKKLVGVVMRKSVREAAADDVAEDFLKVSGLGGREELRSMPLVVRSRRRLSWLSINILLNVLAASVIAAYQDTLAQVIALAVFLPIISDMSGCSGSQAVAVSIRELALGLVRPVEMMRVLGKEMALGCINGLALGALLAVVALLWKGNPWLGAVVGGALMVNTIVAVSLGGLIPLALKRFDFDPALASGPILTTVTDMCGFFFVLSLATMLLPHLV; encoded by the coding sequence ATGACTGAACCCGACGAAATGATCGACCGCTTGGAGGAACTCATCGACGCCCGCGATGCGTCGGGTGCGAGCGCCCTGCTGGAGGCTTTGCCGGCCGTCGAACAGTCGCGGTTCATCGACCGACTCGACGACGACACGCAGGAAGACCTCATGATGCTCGTGACGCCTGAACAGGCGGCGTCCCTGCTCGAAAAGATGCCCGAAGCACAGGCCGAGGACATCCTCGATGGCCTCGCCCCCGAACGCGCCGCCGACATCATGGAGGAGTTGGACAGCGATGCGGTGGCCGATTTGCTTGGCACGCTCGAGGACGACGAAGCCGAGGCCATTCTCCATGAGATGGAACCCGAGGAGGCGGCCGATGCCCGCGAACTCCTCGCCTACGACGAAGACACCGCCGGTGGTCTCATGCGATCGGAGTTCCTCGCCTACCCGCTCGACGCGACGGTCGGCAGTGTCACGGAGGACATGCGGTCCAATGCCGAGACTTACACCGACTACGACGTGCAATACGCTTACATCGTCGATGCGGACGAACGCCCGGTCGGGGTGTTGCGTCTGCGCGATTTGTTGCTTTCCACCCCCGCCACCCCGGTAACGAAAATCATGCTGCCGCGGCCGTTGGTCGTGCATCACGCCATGGAGCTCGATGAGCTCGCCCAACTTTTCGACGACAAGGGTTTCGTGGGTCTGCCCGTGGTCGACGATGAGAAAAAACTCGTCGGCGTCGTCATGCGCAAATCGGTCCGCGAAGCCGCCGCCGACGATGTCGCGGAAGACTTCCTCAAAGTCAGCGGTCTCGGCGGTCGCGAGGAACTGCGTTCCATGCCGCTCGTCGTGCGCTCCCGCCGCCGCCTGTCGTGGCTCAGCATCAACATCCTGCTCAACGTCCTCGCGGCGAGTGTCATCGCCGCCTACCAGGACACCCTCGCGCAGGTCATCGCACTGGCCGTCTTCCTGCCCATCATTTCCGACATGAGCGGCTGCAGCGGCAGCCAAGCCGTTGCCGTGAGTATTCGCGAACTCGCGCTCGGCCTGGTGCGACCTGTCGAAATGATGCGCGTGCTCGGCAAGGAAATGGCTCTCGGTTGCATCAACGGGCTCGCGCTCGGCGCCCTGCTGGCCGTCGTCGCCTTGCTCTGGAAAGGCAACCCGTGGCTCGGCGCTGTCGTCGGCGGTGCCCTCATGGTCAATACCATCGTCGCGGTGAGCCTCGGCGGTTTGATTCCGCTGGCCCTGAAACGTTTCGACTTCGATCCCGCCCTCGCGTCGGGTCCGATTCTCACGACCGTGACCGACATGTGCGGCTTCTTCTTCGTGCTGAGTCTCGCGACCATGTTGCTGCCACACCTGGTGTGA
- a CDS encoding GNAT family N-acetyltransferase, translated as MPSRIANLGYHTDCIFHQQDGMVEEREDHWVIRTPTNPTFWFGNLVLFKTAPLPGDFERWHQIHAAAFGQTLNHITLGWDEDAPGETDPFTAAGFEFNRDIVLAMSAYAGGVRIHPQLTIRPILNDADWLAVTALQVEVDRDDFSYRADNGEFRTNQAASYRKLTARGRGHYWGAFDGDTLVGSMGLYFDAAGSVGRFQYVTTRASHRRQRVCTTLLDHVIRHAFATVKPDLLVINTGAEDTNPAKTVYQSIGFQVAMHSYAVTRLL; from the coding sequence ATGCCTTCCCGGATCGCAAACCTCGGCTACCACACCGACTGTATCTTTCACCAACAAGATGGCATGGTGGAAGAGCGGGAGGACCATTGGGTCATACGCACGCCGACCAACCCGACCTTCTGGTTCGGCAACCTCGTTTTGTTCAAAACCGCCCCCCTCCCCGGCGACTTCGAGCGCTGGCATCAGATTCACGCCGCCGCGTTCGGTCAGACGCTCAACCACATCACGCTCGGCTGGGACGAAGATGCACCGGGTGAGACCGACCCTTTCACGGCGGCGGGATTCGAGTTCAACCGCGACATCGTGCTGGCGATGTCCGCCTACGCGGGCGGAGTGCGCATCCACCCGCAGCTGACCATTCGCCCCATTCTCAACGATGCCGATTGGTTGGCCGTCACCGCGCTGCAGGTTGAAGTGGATCGCGACGATTTCAGCTACAGGGCCGACAACGGCGAGTTTCGCACCAATCAAGCCGCCTCCTACCGCAAACTTACCGCGCGCGGCCGCGGCCATTATTGGGGAGCCTTCGACGGTGACACGCTGGTGGGCAGTATGGGCCTCTACTTTGATGCCGCCGGATCGGTCGGCCGATTTCAATATGTCACGACCCGCGCCAGTCACCGCCGTCAACGCGTCTGCACCACCCTCCTAGATCACGTGATCCGCCACGCCTTCGCCACCGTGAAACCCGACCTGCTCGTGATCAACACCGGCGCCGAAGACACCAACCCCGCGAAGACCGTCTACCAAAGCATCGGTTTCCAAGTCGCCATGCACAGCTACGCCGTCACGCGGTTGCTCTGA
- a CDS encoding M61 family metallopeptidase — MLTRCSLLLLCLAAWPLRAATRAPIAYTLSFPDAAAHYVDVTAAIPAAGADSLTVFMPVWTPGSYLVREYAGHIVELSATGDDGSPLAAEKTIKNRWRIDTAGTANVTVHYRLYGRTINVRGNWVEADFAVINGAPTFITVVDDFQRPYTVTVHRPEGWQSVQTSLLPDQGRADTFTSPDFDTLVDSPIVAGSPQVDSFEVDGIRHTLVTVSGGGVWDNPRVARNLHRVVEAQRDFWGELPYDQPYYFFNLLTGNRGGLEHRQSLSLSADRWLSRTHGGITSWLSLASHEFFHAWNGKRLRPVELGPFDYEHENYSPSLWVVEGLTSYYQHVLLTRAGFYTPDRYLGAVSGSLKGVQNTPGRHVQALSESSFDAWIKAYRTDENSTNALFSYYGGGAVAGFLIDAEIQRVSDGAHSLDDVMRAAFERYSAERGYTQDEFIALASEIAGHDLTAWFHALVQTPGEWDYQPALDWWGLEFETPKPPAPPEPGTPAAADDTDLAKGWLGIDIANQDGRIVLTKVRRDTPAAAAGLSVDDEIIAVDGHRMSAGDVIRRLELLGAGTTVELLVSRRDQIISVPATLALKPEETWRLNFRADATAEQKARVEAWLGQAP; from the coding sequence ATGTTGACCCGCTGTTCGTTGCTTCTGCTTTGCCTCGCCGCGTGGCCCCTCCGGGCCGCGACGCGTGCTCCGATTGCCTACACCCTCAGTTTCCCCGATGCCGCGGCGCACTACGTGGATGTAACTGCGGCGATTCCAGCCGCCGGAGCGGACTCCCTCACGGTCTTCATGCCCGTGTGGACTCCCGGCTCCTACTTGGTGCGGGAATACGCCGGTCACATCGTCGAGCTGTCCGCGACCGGCGACGACGGCTCCCCATTGGCCGCGGAAAAAACCATCAAAAATCGCTGGCGTATCGATACCGCGGGGACAGCAAACGTGACCGTGCACTATCGCCTCTACGGCCGCACCATCAACGTGCGGGGCAATTGGGTGGAAGCCGACTTTGCCGTGATTAACGGCGCGCCGACCTTCATCACCGTGGTCGACGATTTTCAGCGCCCCTACACTGTGACCGTGCACCGGCCGGAGGGTTGGCAATCCGTGCAAACGTCGCTCCTCCCGGACCAGGGCCGGGCCGACACGTTCACGTCCCCCGATTTTGACACCCTCGTCGACAGTCCGATCGTCGCCGGTTCGCCCCAGGTCGACAGCTTCGAAGTCGACGGCATTCGCCACACCTTGGTCACGGTCAGCGGTGGCGGAGTTTGGGATAACCCTCGCGTCGCCCGCAACCTGCACCGCGTGGTCGAGGCCCAACGCGATTTCTGGGGCGAACTGCCCTACGACCAGCCCTACTATTTCTTCAACCTCTTGACCGGCAATCGCGGTGGCTTGGAGCACCGTCAGTCGCTTTCCCTCTCCGCCGACCGCTGGTTGTCCCGCACGCACGGCGGCATCACGTCGTGGCTTTCGCTCGCCAGTCACGAGTTCTTCCACGCCTGGAATGGCAAACGCCTGCGCCCGGTCGAGCTGGGACCGTTCGACTACGAACACGAAAACTATTCGCCCTCCCTGTGGGTGGTGGAGGGACTCACGAGCTACTATCAACACGTGCTGCTCACCCGCGCCGGTTTCTACACGCCCGACCGCTATCTCGGCGCGGTCAGTGGTTCACTCAAAGGCGTGCAAAATACCCCCGGTCGCCACGTGCAGGCGCTCAGCGAATCGTCCTTCGACGCCTGGATCAAAGCCTACCGCACCGATGAGAATTCGACCAACGCCTTGTTCAGCTACTACGGCGGCGGCGCGGTCGCGGGTTTCCTCATCGACGCCGAAATTCAACGCGTCAGTGACGGCGCCCACTCGCTCGACGACGTCATGCGGGCCGCCTTCGAGCGCTACAGCGCGGAACGCGGCTACACCCAGGACGAGTTCATCGCGCTCGCCAGCGAGATTGCCGGCCACGACCTCACGGCTTGGTTTCACGCTCTCGTGCAAACCCCCGGAGAGTGGGATTACCAACCCGCTCTCGATTGGTGGGGATTGGAATTCGAAACGCCGAAACCACCCGCCCCGCCCGAACCCGGCACCCCCGCCGCCGCTGACGACACCGACTTGGCCAAGGGTTGGCTCGGCATCGACATCGCCAATCAAGACGGTCGCATCGTGCTCACCAAGGTGCGCCGCGACACGCCCGCCGCCGCCGCCGGTCTGAGCGTCGACGACGAGATCATCGCCGTCGACGGCCACCGCATGAGCGCCGGCGATGTGATCCGCCGCCTCGAACTGCTCGGGGCCGGCACCACGGTCGAGCTGCTCGTGAGCCGCCGCGACCAAATCATCTCCGTCCCTGCCACGCTTGCGCTCAAACCCGAGGAAACGTGGCGGCTGAATTTCCGCGCCGACGCCACGGCTGAACAAAAAGCCCGCGTCGAAGCCTGGCTGGGCCAAGCCCCGTAA
- a CDS encoding helix-turn-helix transcriptional regulator → MNRIDRLFAIALLLQSKRVITGAEIARHFEISLRTVYRDLGALSEAGIPVAAEAGVGYSLAKGYFLPPVAFTETEAQALSIGAMMVAKFGGADTGGSAAAALLKIQSIMPAEARERLIRLGRQVTVFGTHAVPGTEHLVVCAQTVADQRALRLHYRKPDGVRSQRVVEPLGVVLYQNYWYLVAWCRLRRDPRSFRLDRVEEMAPLTEHVPPRQNFRIETYLCTAFSETDTEVVRLWFSSPVVERALRELGPCLRSRDQGDDGWILETIVWGHAWIARWILSFGSEARVLDPPSLRAAVRDEIAALAAHYT, encoded by the coding sequence ATGAACCGGATCGACCGCCTCTTTGCCATCGCCCTGCTGCTGCAATCCAAGCGGGTCATCACCGGGGCGGAAATTGCCCGCCACTTCGAAATCAGCCTGCGCACCGTGTATCGCGATTTGGGCGCATTGTCCGAAGCCGGCATCCCGGTGGCCGCCGAGGCCGGCGTCGGTTACTCGCTGGCCAAAGGATATTTTCTGCCACCGGTGGCGTTTACCGAAACCGAGGCTCAGGCGCTGTCGATCGGCGCGATGATGGTCGCCAAATTCGGCGGCGCCGACACGGGCGGCTCGGCCGCAGCGGCGTTGCTCAAAATCCAAAGTATCATGCCGGCGGAGGCGCGCGAACGTCTGATTCGCCTCGGTCGACAGGTCACCGTCTTTGGCACGCATGCCGTGCCGGGCACCGAACATCTGGTCGTGTGCGCGCAGACCGTCGCCGATCAACGCGCGTTGCGATTGCACTATCGTAAACCCGATGGCGTGCGTTCCCAGCGCGTGGTCGAGCCGCTCGGGGTCGTGCTCTACCAAAACTACTGGTATCTCGTCGCGTGGTGTCGTCTTCGTCGTGATCCGCGCAGTTTTCGGTTGGATCGCGTGGAGGAAATGGCGCCGCTCACGGAACACGTGCCACCGCGCCAGAACTTCCGTATCGAAACGTATCTGTGCACGGCGTTTTCCGAAACCGACACCGAAGTCGTGCGGTTGTGGTTTTCCTCCCCGGTAGTGGAACGGGCCTTGCGCGAGCTCGGCCCCTGCTTGCGATCCCGCGACCAAGGGGACGACGGGTGGATCCTCGAAACCATTGTCTGGGGACACGCTTGGATCGCGCGCTGGATATTGTCGTTCGGATCCGAGGCACGGGTGCTCGACCCGCCATCGTTGCGCGCCGCCGTGCGGGACGAAATAGCGGCTCTGGCCGCACACTACACCTGA
- a CDS encoding TonB-dependent receptor, which yields MKPSRIAALGSLLFAAAFPASAQTVPSSDVQELDTLVVTADLWSSELARTSASATVFAAEQLAANGNQSFGDLVNATPNLTWAAGTSRARYFQIRGIGENSQFEGESPDSSVRFLIDDLDFTGIGGAATLFDTQQVEVLRGPQAGAFGANAAAGVIKLVSADPTPFWTGYTEATVANDDHLSGGFAVGGPLSDKVMFRVAAQRTTANGWRDNAFLNRDDTDGIDETALRLKLRVLPSDAWQWDATLFYADQDNGYDEFSLDNTGFTTYSDIPGHDIQEATAGSLRGVYTGNALVFTTKTSFTTADSLYSYDSDWTYAADPRGYDLFLELSRERETFNQEFRVDREVGETGRWTLGAYYESLVEDTFLTEGFGDAATRYDATTMAVFGQWGQELTPGTRLVAGLRVEDYDLATDIEFRSPLDFSDTLVGGKLTLEQDLGERTLGFASLTRGYKAGGANIYNYLVVPDEGPAGYDTEIMWNYEIGLRTRSADGRLSGEIIAFHLDRDTPQVRDSAGYGGSFTYFVDNGKSASITGAEASFRAQLAEGFSAYGSLGLMNSDLDAFTLHNTAQTPAGGRELANVPAYTYSLGGRYDAGNGFWASAELNGRDDYFESNTHDQTRSAFNVVNASVGYRHEQWSVTLWARNLLDERYEKRIFYFANAGPNWETTRYESPADPRQVGLTVRYSF from the coding sequence ATGAAACCCTCCCGCATTGCCGCTCTCGGCAGTCTGCTCTTCGCCGCCGCCTTCCCGGCCTCGGCTCAAACCGTCCCGTCAAGCGACGTCCAGGAACTGGATACGCTCGTCGTCACCGCCGACCTCTGGTCGTCCGAACTGGCTCGCACCAGCGCCTCGGCCACCGTGTTCGCCGCCGAACAACTGGCCGCCAACGGCAACCAGAGCTTCGGCGATCTCGTCAACGCCACGCCCAATCTCACTTGGGCGGCCGGCACGTCCCGCGCCCGTTATTTTCAAATCCGCGGCATCGGCGAAAACTCCCAATTCGAAGGCGAATCGCCCGACTCCTCGGTGCGTTTTCTCATCGACGATCTCGATTTCACCGGCATCGGTGGCGCCGCCACGCTCTTTGACACCCAGCAGGTCGAAGTGCTGCGCGGTCCGCAGGCCGGTGCCTTCGGCGCCAACGCCGCCGCCGGTGTGATCAAGCTCGTGTCCGCCGATCCCACGCCTTTCTGGACCGGCTACACCGAGGCCACCGTGGCCAACGACGATCACCTCTCCGGTGGTTTCGCCGTGGGTGGACCGTTGTCCGACAAAGTCATGTTTCGCGTCGCCGCCCAACGCACCACCGCCAACGGCTGGCGCGACAACGCCTTCCTCAATCGCGACGACACCGACGGCATCGACGAAACCGCCCTGCGCCTGAAACTGCGCGTGTTGCCCAGCGACGCCTGGCAATGGGACGCCACGCTCTTCTACGCCGATCAAGACAACGGCTACGACGAATTCTCCCTCGATAACACCGGCTTCACGACCTACTCCGACATCCCGGGTCACGACATCCAGGAAGCCACCGCGGGCAGTCTGCGCGGCGTCTACACCGGCAACGCCCTGGTGTTCACCACCAAGACGAGTTTCACCACCGCCGACTCCCTTTACAGCTACGACTCCGACTGGACCTACGCCGCCGATCCGCGCGGCTACGATCTGTTCCTCGAACTCTCCCGCGAGCGCGAAACCTTCAATCAGGAATTCCGCGTCGACCGCGAGGTCGGCGAAACCGGCCGCTGGACGCTCGGAGCCTACTACGAATCGCTCGTCGAGGACACGTTTCTCACCGAAGGCTTCGGCGACGCCGCCACCCGCTACGATGCCACCACCATGGCTGTATTCGGACAATGGGGACAAGAGCTCACGCCCGGCACCCGTCTCGTGGCAGGCCTGCGCGTCGAGGACTACGATCTGGCGACCGACATCGAGTTCCGCTCCCCCCTCGACTTCTCCGACACGCTCGTCGGCGGCAAGCTCACGCTCGAACAAGACCTCGGCGAACGCACCCTCGGTTTCGCGTCACTCACCCGCGGTTACAAGGCCGGCGGTGCCAACATCTACAACTACCTCGTCGTGCCCGACGAAGGTCCGGCCGGCTACGACACCGAGATCATGTGGAACTACGAAATCGGTCTGCGCACGCGCAGTGCGGACGGTCGGCTCTCCGGTGAAATCATCGCGTTCCACCTCGATCGCGACACCCCCCAGGTCCGCGACTCCGCGGGCTACGGTGGCAGCTTCACCTACTTCGTCGACAACGGCAAAAGCGCCTCGATCACGGGAGCCGAAGCGAGTTTTCGCGCGCAGCTCGCCGAAGGCTTTTCGGCCTATGGCAGTCTCGGCCTCATGAATTCCGACCTCGACGCGTTCACGCTGCACAACACCGCGCAAACCCCCGCAGGCGGGCGGGAGTTGGCCAACGTTCCCGCCTACACCTACTCACTGGGCGGTCGCTACGACGCCGGCAACGGATTCTGGGCCAGCGCCGAGCTCAATGGCCGCGACGACTACTTCGAGTCCAACACCCACGACCAAACGCGCAGTGCGTTCAACGTCGTCAACGCCAGCGTAGGCTATCGCCATGAGCAATGGAGCGTCACGCTGTGGGCCCGCAACCTCCTCGATGAACGCTATGAAAAGCGGATCTTCTACTTCGCCAACGCCGGTCCCAATTGGGAAACCACCCGCTACGAGTCCCCCGCCGATCCCCGCCAAGTCGGCCTGACCGTGCGGTATTCGTTCTAG
- a CDS encoding heparinase II/III domain-containing protein, protein MIFHPFSRRLRSSKIARHVALASGFVVSSFTMSAVELTPRNLLAGAPELHELGRDIPAVQAALLPPGEWHPFPRASEREAWRALDATVRADITAAGEAAVTGEWSVLRATDILNYVRVGDRSANAVPRLERRRRLMRLVLAECVEGEGRFLDAITDGVWAVCEESYWGMEAHVFMQRAGAGLPDVAEPTVDLGVSETGAMMAWISYLLGPQLDTVSPLVDRRIRHEVERRLLQPCFDRADFWWMGWDTQGHPINNWNPWIASNWLAAALLLEENPERRARHVEKAQRVLDIFINSYPADGGCDEGPSYWARAGASLFEALHWMDSASEGRISIFDQPLIGAMGRYIMTAHIGGDWYSNFADARARIVADGTLVYRYGRAVQDPELAAFGAWLWQRNPAFVPGEERSLGRTLPALFLRREIAAQNSAAPLVRDAWLPDLQFMTARDAGGTTDGIYLAAKGGHNDESHNHNDVGSFIAYLDGWPLFIDAGPEAYTRKTFSPQRYEIWTMRSAWHNVPMINGHEQAPGRAFTARNVRHASTDTTATLTLDLATAYPTDAGVNSWQRTFELERGHALRLTDAYELTAAQTPSALHFLTARPVDLSTAGVVRLGRFPGADTGRDATLTYDASLLTPSVEHKTITDPRLRAVWGPEVHLIKLIERRAATRSQLQVSIQPVSTP, encoded by the coding sequence ATGATATTTCACCCCTTCAGCCGCCGTCTTCGCTCCTCCAAAATTGCCCGGCACGTCGCTCTCGCCAGCGGCTTCGTCGTCAGTTCGTTCACCATGTCGGCCGTCGAGCTGACACCCCGCAACCTGCTCGCGGGCGCGCCAGAGTTGCATGAACTCGGACGCGACATTCCCGCCGTGCAAGCCGCGCTGTTGCCTCCGGGGGAATGGCACCCCTTTCCCCGCGCCTCGGAACGCGAAGCATGGCGGGCACTCGACGCCACCGTGCGCGCTGACATCACGGCCGCAGGCGAGGCCGCCGTGACGGGCGAATGGTCCGTCCTTCGCGCCACCGATATTCTGAACTACGTGCGGGTGGGTGATCGCAGCGCCAACGCCGTCCCGCGGCTCGAACGGCGCCGCCGCCTCATGCGTCTCGTTCTCGCCGAATGCGTCGAGGGCGAGGGGCGTTTTCTCGATGCCATCACCGACGGCGTGTGGGCCGTCTGCGAGGAAAGTTACTGGGGCATGGAGGCGCACGTTTTCATGCAACGCGCCGGAGCCGGTCTGCCGGACGTGGCGGAACCCACCGTCGATCTCGGAGTGAGCGAAACCGGCGCGATGATGGCCTGGATCAGCTACTTGCTCGGTCCGCAACTCGACACGGTGTCGCCGTTGGTCGACCGGCGCATTCGCCACGAAGTGGAGCGACGCCTCCTTCAACCCTGCTTCGACCGCGCCGACTTTTGGTGGATGGGCTGGGACACCCAGGGACACCCGATCAACAACTGGAATCCGTGGATCGCTTCCAACTGGCTGGCGGCCGCCCTGCTCCTCGAAGAAAATCCGGAACGCCGCGCGCGCCATGTCGAAAAAGCTCAGCGCGTGCTCGATATCTTTATCAACAGCTATCCGGCCGACGGTGGCTGCGACGAAGGGCCGTCCTACTGGGCCCGCGCCGGCGCGAGTCTGTTCGAGGCGCTCCACTGGATGGACAGCGCCAGCGAGGGTCGCATTTCCATCTTCGATCAACCGCTCATTGGAGCGATGGGGCGCTACATCATGACCGCCCACATCGGCGGCGATTGGTATTCAAACTTTGCGGACGCCCGGGCCAGAATCGTGGCCGACGGCACGCTCGTTTACCGCTACGGTCGCGCCGTGCAAGACCCGGAATTGGCGGCCTTTGGCGCGTGGTTGTGGCAACGCAATCCGGCGTTTGTGCCCGGTGAAGAGCGCTCCCTCGGGCGCACGCTGCCCGCGTTGTTTCTGCGCCGAGAAATCGCCGCCCAAAATTCCGCCGCACCACTGGTCCGCGACGCCTGGCTGCCCGATCTGCAATTCATGACCGCCCGCGACGCCGGCGGCACAACCGACGGCATCTATCTCGCCGCCAAGGGCGGCCACAATGACGAGAGTCACAACCACAACGACGTGGGGTCGTTCATCGCGTATCTCGATGGCTGGCCGCTGTTCATCGACGCCGGCCCCGAGGCCTACACGCGCAAAACCTTCAGTCCGCAACGCTACGAGATTTGGACCATGCGTTCGGCTTGGCACAACGTGCCGATGATCAACGGCCACGAACAAGCGCCTGGCCGAGCGTTCACCGCTCGCAACGTGCGCCACGCGTCCACCGACACCACCGCCACGTTGACGCTCGATCTCGCGACCGCCTATCCCACCGACGCCGGCGTGAACTCCTGGCAACGGACCTTCGAACTCGAACGCGGCCATGCCCTGCGCCTTACCGACGCCTACGAGCTCACCGCCGCACAAACTCCGAGCGCGTTGCATTTTCTCACCGCCCGTCCGGTCGACCTGTCCACCGCCGGAGTCGTCCGCCTCGGACGCTTTCCCGGGGCCGACACCGGCCGGGATGCCACGCTCACTTATGACGCGTCCCTCCTCACTCCCAGCGTCGAGCACAAGACGATCACCGACCCGCGATTGCGCGCCGTCTGGGGCCCGGAGGTGCATCTCATCAAACTCATCGAACGCCGGGCCGCTACCCGCAGCCAGTTGCAGGTCTCCATTCAACCGGTCTCCACCCCATGA